The genomic interval GTTTTGTTATGatttaatagaaaatagaaaataaaaagaaattaacagaacaatgacaaaatgtttatcAGTTTTTCCatcaccattattattattattattattattattgttcataaaaagttgaaaatgtgGAGTTATTTCCCAcagtaatttacaaaataaacatgtgtaacctaattatttaaaaaaaaagaagagaacagatgaatcaaaattaattttcatgGTAATCAATATTATGCCACAAATTGTTTTTGACTGAACATCTTTCTTGTGTAcatctttaattttttactcCACAGAACAAAATCAACAACATTCAGTCAAGCCAACAAGCCAAAGTGGAGCAGAGGATCTTAGAGCAGTTTGAAATGGAAAACATGATCTATACTCAAGATCCCATCTACTTGAAGTTCTTGAATGAGATTAGTGATGAGACATTTACAGAAGATCACTTACCCATCTTTGACATAAAAAGCAAGTACAGTGAAATGATGCAGGCGTATTATAAGGTAAAGCTTAAAgttgtcagtaaaaaatattaatttttgttcagaGACTCTATGGACTAGAATACATGCATGTATGgactttattgttatttattttctttcagatTGTGGTGCAGCGGATGGCTGACCAACTGCCCATGATGATCTCCTTCTTCATGCTGAAGGAAACTGCTCAGCTCCTGTCTATCGACATGCTTAGTTTACTGGACGGGGCAAATGTGAGCCAGCTCCTGTTAGAGGACTCTGAAGTTGGTACAAGGCGCAAAGAACTACAGTCTCGCCTGGACCGTCTGAATGCTGCTCATGAAAAACTGATTTTGTTTGAGGGataaagtgattttatttgaGGCATCTACTGGCAGTTCTCCTGGTGGCCCTCCAGCGCTGTACATCTCCCTTTTCAGTCACACCCAATTCAGGTCTTGGATTCTACTAATAAGATGAAGAGTTTAACCAGGTATGTTagataagggagacatacaagATGTGCAGTACTGGGAGGCCTCCATGACAGTTTGGCTCCTGCAATTAACACACTGGCTCCTGTGTTAACATCAACTCACTGGCTCctgcaattattttaaacagcttggattagaaaatattaaactaaactaaaactaacctTTGCAGGATTTTCCTCCTCGAGGGCCAGAATTGAGAAGCCCTGTTCTACACATTTATAGGTACTAACATTTTAACCCATAGTGCCCTCTTCTGGACAGTCAATTATACAAGGACACAACATATTCTGCCATTACTTAGAAAATCATACATTCCTCACTAAATCCAAAATCAAACTTAATACAGTAGTTCCATATTATAGTGTGCCTCAATGAACAGCTTAACAATGCATCTTAACTGATTCTTAATTTACACAATGAAACAATGCACTACTTTAATACTAGTTTTATGCTGTACAACATAATCCTGCAGCCAACACGGAGGCTGTCTTACACGTGCTGAAACACTTTCAGGAGCAGTTGGAGGATCTGGAGGAGGTGAATTCGATAGTTAATTTTAGGCAACACAAGTAGATTTGGGACAAATTTGAA from Labeo rohita strain BAU-BD-2019 unplaced genomic scaffold, IGBB_LRoh.1.0 scaffold_763, whole genome shotgun sequence carries:
- the LOC127161891 gene encoding interferon-induced GTP-binding protein Mx1-like, with the translated sequence NKINNIQSSQQAKVEQRILEQFEMENMIYTQDPIYLKFLNEISDETFTEDHLPIFDIKSKYSEMMQAYYKIVVQRMADQLPMMISFFMLKETAQLLSIDMLSLLDGANVSQLLLEDSEVGTRRKELQSRLDRLNAAHEKLILFEG